DNA from Solanum stenotomum isolate F172 chromosome 3, ASM1918654v1, whole genome shotgun sequence:
ACTAGATATTGAGATAATAACAATTAGTTGAGTGATCATCTGAGAAATCAAACCCCTTATAGCGAGGGGTTCTTAACACTCTCAGTCGAAATTTCTGATTAAGGATAAATGAAAATTTACCATTCCCATCACACCCTTTCGGAGCCTAATTCGAAATGGAGTCCTCTCCAGTAGGAATACTTGCCACTAGACACAAATTCAGATTAATCGAACCAGTAAATTTCAAACACCAAATACTCGAATTAAAAGATGGGAATTTGAAACTTACCAGTTCCTTTCTTGATCCAAGGAGACACCATAATCGTTGGAACACGAACACCAAGCCTATCGAACTTAAAGAAAGAAGGTGCAGGCCCAGTATTACCATCTGGATTTGGAACATCACCAAAAGGAGTTTTAACATGATCataaaatccaccatgttcatcATAAGTAATAACAAAAAGTGTCTCATTCCACTGAGGACTACTCCTCAATGTCTCATAAATCTCCTTAACTAATTTCTGTCCATCAGCAACATCATGTGATGGATGATCATCATTTGCTGGATATCCGATTATACCGAAATACCTTGGCTCAATCACTGTCAAATTAGGCAAGTTTCCATTTTTAGCATCTTTCTTGAACTTCAAATCATACTGATGAAACTTAAACATGTACTTCAACATCCTTAGATTTCTGTAAAACAGAGTTGATGGTATGTTTTGGTAGTAAATACCGAAATCCAATCCGTTTTCGTGTAGCGAATCGAATATGGTTTTTTGCGGATACCCTGTAGCTAGCTGCTTCTTTACATGACTAGTGGAACCATGAGAAGTTGCAGAGTATAGAAATAGCCTGTTTGGTTGTGTTGGACCTGGAATTGAACAAAACCATCTGTCGAATACCGCGAATTCGCGAACTAATGTGGCGTAAATTGGGACATTTTCCGGCTTAAATCCTCTCATGACAGCTCTTGATAGATTCTTATCAGACATAGTGAGTGCTTGTTCTACAAAACCTGACATTGATGGAATAGAGCCAGAGCCAGAGCCAAATACCTATTTGTGACATAAGTTTAAACTTTTAGACGAGACAGTCATGAAATTCAATTCTCTAAAGTATTCTCACTCACCTAATAGTTATTATGTCAGAGTCACTTTCATTGTTAAAAAAGTTATAACTATTAATTGAGTAACGATACGAAAATTAACTCCACCTGAATGAGTGAGAACTGAACTTTAAGTTTTTAGACGAGATGGTCATACCTGTTGTTCCACATCTTCGAAAGAGTGACCAGGGTCTGGATCCACATACTGTGCATCATCAGTAAAGCAAATTGCTTCAGTATCTTGAGCTTTAGTAGACAATGGATTACACTCTTTTCCAGTAACACCATTGATTCTTGGATTCACTGATTTCTTCATCCATCCAAGCAAATGATCAAAAGATCTATTTTCCAAAACCAACACAACAACAGTTTTAATGGGTTGTTTTTGTTCTCCATAAGTATTTTGAAAACCCCATAAAAGAGttaggaaaatcaagaaaacagaGCAAAAAGGTGGAGCCTTTCTTCTCAAATGACCCATTCTTGAATCTCAAGAAAATGTTGAAATAGCAATAGCAATAGCAATGGTAAATGAACTAAATAAGGAGTATATGGTTAGGATGAACTAAAAAAGAGGAAGGATCTAGACATTTAGTAGTATAGTGGGATAGGTGTAAGGCAGACAgatgaatgaatgaaataaaTGTGCAGATGTAAGTTTGTGGAATCTTTAAATGGAGATTGTCTTCATCTCGTTGTGGGTCTTATTGGGTGAATAGAAAAAAACAGTTAATTACATGTAAAACTGTAAAGTGGTAAAATTTAACGAGTGGTTGTGGTAGTAGTCATATTGTGAAACAGGGGGAAAAAACCTTTTGGTGGTTAATGAATACATAATGAtcaatttttactttaatttaaaacttaaacAATGATAAGTTCATGTAATTTAGAGTTAATGGTAAAATGCATACCTAAAATTATCACCTTTTCACAAGTGTTGTTGATTGAGGACAAATATTTGGCTATTTGAGCATCAATTTGTGTTTTAATAATACGtgagtgatagtttaggtaggtgAAGAGAAGAATTGATAGTTAAGATATAAAACTTGTGAAAAGTGATaatttaagtatatttttaactattagttttatattttataatttaatataaatattaagtgCGAATAAATTTTTACGGCTAATAGGGCATACATTTTACCGCTACAGGCTATTTATAGTCTAGCAATACTGGTGAGAGTATTCCTCTTGGTAAAGTATGTTATTCTTATTGACCTCTTCCCCCTTTCTTTCTCCTTCCACTTGTAataggaaaatgaaaaaatacaaaaaaaatatgggtATATGTGTATGAAAATATGAAGTTTCCTTTTGGTGTTGTTGCTTAACTTGTTCATAACAACAACCAAGGTTAAAATATATGAAGATCTTATTATTATCTCTCCGAGATAGAGAAATTTGGAAGACTTGATGCTTGTTAATTGGAACATATATATTCTGGGAGTGGAACCTTCCTGGTAAATTTCGTAACATATGTCATAAAAGTACCAATCATTAGTGAAGGACATGCCATTTATATACCAATTAGAAAAATCAATTAGCCACTTGAAATGATAGCAAGCAGAGTACCCTTCTCAGTAATGGAATTAAatttcatcaaagatttctattttatgaaaattaagtATTACTGTAGTTTAAAAACTTAACACGTTTGACTGAGGTGTCAAGcaatctttttatttcttttaaatgtttctgaaattgttcctttttcttCAGAAAAGTTGACAGACAAGAGTTATTAGTCAAAGAAGGGAAGCAAATTGCCTAAAAAAAGACTgacaaatgaaagaaaaagtGAGATGTAAATCAACTATAGGTTGTAGTATAATAGTAAGATTGTTTCATTTTTGATTTCGACTTGAGTCTTAGATATGTAGAAAATCTAATTGGGGGAGTCACTTGTAAATGGATCTTGTCATGCacgattcaaatttaatcagacTTCTTTTGGAcacgaaaaaccaaaaaaaaaagataatcaaCTCGTCAGTATCTTTTGCTATTCTCACGTGATTTCATGCACCGACACAAATATTGAACTTATTAGAGTAGTATTCTTTATTACCTGAGTGGAGGTGGGAACGCTGAGAAAGAATTTGGTTCTATTGTAGCCACGTTCTACTTGGACCCTTtatcttttttagaaaaaaagttGTACTTAATGTAGTTTATTACTTGTCATAATTACACTCTGTAGcgatttttaaataattatatattttatagcaGATATACATTGTTGCATTTATATTGCTAGTAATTGGACTCGACCATCTACATTCTCATCTCAAGTCCCCTcaccccccccaaaaaaaatacaaccacaataaatcaaaaggaaCCAAAATTTGGACACAACAATTTAACCAAAGTTTGTCTTTTACCCTATTCACTGACATTGACAATAAATGTAAATTTGTCATTACAAGCACAAACAAAAGTTGTTtcgtaaaatatttttacatggACATGAATGCGCCATATGACACCTCTGAATTCTGTTAACACTCTgggaactaaaaaaaattgctttgGTCAGTTGAGTTACAAAGCGTGTAATTAGAGGACACAACTCTCACTATACATCAAATTCAGCTTCCAggtatataaaattctatagcACAGTAAACAATCATACAAATCAAGCTGACCCATTATTTGTTTCCTATCAGCTGCTCCCAGTGCAGGGTATGTATATCACGTGGCGAAACTTTCGACTGATCATTCACCGGATCTCCTTAAGAAAGCAAATACACCTAAACTCGCGGCCAATGCAGCACCAGCTGCTACAGCGGTGTAGGCAGAGGCCCATGCAGATTCTGGATGAGCATAATCCAAACTTTCCGAGTTGGAACCTCTCCTACGACCAGGCGTTCCTGAATAGTCTAAGTGCAATCTCAGTCCCTGTAGAAGTTGCATTTTTATCATCAGTTCCtttgtaaatgatattttttcacTATTGTTATGTCTCTTATAAGTCATACTAACGCGTGCTGTTTCACAACAAAGGTCCGGAAAAGAAACAATTGTACCTTCCAGCCTGACAACTTTGCATGTTCAACTGCTGCTGTAAGATCACTATCTGATGCTAGGATAACCTTGTCTTGGTCTTCATCTTCATACTGCAACAGAGGGGTTTACAATGAACATTGAAGTCAAGCCTGTTATTACAGAAAAACACGGGCGAAAGGGAACCTTCATATGTACAAGGGAAAAGCTCATGCATCCTTACCAAAATCTGAGGAAGGTTGTTTCGGTCAATGTCATTCCCCAATCTCTGAATGATTGAAGTTATAAGATCTGTCACGCTCCGTATATCTGAATTATGGAAATATAAGGGCCATAATATTGATGTGAGTCAAATTATTAACTGTTCATTTTGAGAGAGAACAAACAGTGCATTGAGATGATACCATATTTCATTAAGAGTTGATTTTGGTAGCATAATATAACTGGAGAACCATAGTTCCAATATTTCTCAGACAATTCAAAATGACAAGCAAGGGTACTGCTAAATATACAATGCATGATGGGGATTCTCAAGAGTACTACACATATGAAAAGTAAGCCAGCCTTATTAGTTCACAAACTTGCCTTAATCTCACTATATACTATATAGGGAGGGATCAATAATAGTAGAGAACCAAAGAATAAAAGGAGTAACATGGAAAATTCGCATTTTAAATGCCACTACAATATTGAAAGGAATCAGGGGCTTCAAAGAGTGCTTCATATCAGAAGTCTGAAGATACTTCAAAGAAGAACAAGAATACAAATTTTAGTTTGTATCTGGCAGATATTAACTACGATATATGGAAGTTCATATATGATGCATAGGTCAGATACAACAAGCACTTAATTTGTTTCTTgtgtatttaatttttaacaAGGGCTCATCAATAGCATACCACAGTTGAATCTGTGCATCCTTCCCTTTCGGTCTTGAATCTTGAAGGCAAAAGTATTTGGCAGGCTCGCCGAAGGATAAGGATTTGATCTTCCTGTTTCTGCACCTTCAGAAGCTAATTTCAATGAACTCTCGCTGAAACGTCATAGACAAATGTGAAAGAtcagtaaaaagaaaaaaaatgatttaacagAATATATGGAAAAAGAGGCTAGAACCTCCGTGTCTCTTCATCATCATCTGGAGTCAATGCCATAGCTGAATCCCAAAATCTTTGCATCATAGTGTTTGCAGCTTCATTATTCGGTCCAGCATTTTGTCCCACCTGGTTAATGAGGCACAGTTAAGGAATAACTATCTACAAGCTTGGGCAACAAAAAAGCTTGGCTGATCAAATGTAGAAACTAAGATCCTAATACTGTACAAATATGATTTGTTCCACCCATAGAATGAAAATTCAAAGGACTGGAAGTCCCTGATGCACGGAATCACAGTGCATCGAAGGATGGATTGAAACGTCACCAATACGAAAAAGTTTTGGATCTTAAAACTAGAACTAAGTCAGGAAAGGCCATAATGATGTCCAAGATTTATTGCAACATTGTTGATTTGATCTCCTTTGTGAATGCTGACCAAAATTATTACCAAAATCTAGAGATGCCTTTTGCATATTGGAAACATTGTTGGACCCTTCCGTTGAATACATAAGCTAACAGTTTTAGTAAAGAGGCCCCAAGACTCCAAGTTGAAATATCCCTTAAAAGAGaaattttaaacatttaaaatgCAAATGGCTGCAAAGGACGCACACCATGATGGTGAAGTGGAAGGAAGGGAAATCAACTGACTTGAGGATAGGCATAAACAAGATAGCATTAAAAAGGTGATTTGACCAGTGAATTACTCTAAAAGTTTTCCGTTACTAATGATGAGCTTCATAGAAAATGCACAAAGGAGATCCACACTATTTAGGGCAAGTTTTGTCTTGACGAGCACCAGAAATATGGTTTGAAGTATTGCTAGTTACTATTCTTAGTTGAGCCATTTAAGGCTATTTTTTGTCATGATGAGGCACAAATATGCATCTTTGCCAAACTTAGAAAcctaatcatattttaaaataatggtTCTTTGACAAAAGAAATGTCGTCTGAAATCTGTCCATACTGAAGTTTGAATGCTCTCATTCGTCAATAAAATTGAGTGATGATTGTTCATTAAGAACTGAGGAATTCATGGTTGTTGTTTACACTCTTTCCGCAATTGAAAGTTGACATGATTAGTCCCTTTAATCATATCTTAGTGGCAgaataacaaaatatatatggaTGAACTTCTGAAATAATGGCTTGTCAATTGATCGTTCAACATCATCTGGTCCTTCATAAATCATAACTGGTCAAAGGGAGCTCAGAGCACTTATTCCTCTTAGGGGATGACAatgacttatttttttctttctatatgCACCATTATATGCAAAGATAACTAGGAAGACATTAATTTCAGAAACTTGTCAACTTATGGAAAAAGCATGCATATGCATAATAACTAGTGACTTATGAAAAGTCaatgttttcaaaatttaaacatttGTGTGCATGCTTCTTACCGTGGATACAGCTGCATGAGTGATATGAAGAACATCAAGGACAGCAACTACAGTTCCCTCTGCACCACATTagaattacaattttttaaaaagaaatcagGAAAAGAAGATATTATATCTCAAACCAACACTTGGGAAGATCAAATGTTACCTTTATCCACCACAGGAAGGTGTAAAAATTTGCCATCATGCATTGTATGTAAAGCATCAACAATAGGTGTATCAGTTGTAGAACATTCTGGACTGGGGGTCATTACCTGAACATTATGCATGATAAAACAAAAGTTGACGGAGATTAAATGctactttctttcttaaattccaaTATAGGAAATAATGAAAGAATATGAGATCTCATTTACTTGCAAAACTATAAGATAGTAATTTATAAGGACctacaaaataaagaaagagagagagatttaCCCTCTCAACGAGAATGGACTCAGGGGAGAGATCTTGAGCAATGACTCGCATCAACATGTCTTTTGAACTGCAACCACAATGAGGCAGATATTTGAAAGAGATGATTAGTGTGCATTACATTATAGCTCAGATTCAGTGGCTGACATTTGGAGAAAAAAGAGAAACCTTACGTTAAAATTCCTCGTGGTTTGTTGTCAACCATTACTATTGCAGAGCTTGTTCGAGATTCAAGCATCTTTTTTGCTGTGGCTAAAACAGTATCACTTGGTTCAACTATAACAACCCTAGAAACACCACAGGTACAGTAATTGCATGAAATTTATCTTACATTACAAGCTTTGAATCACAtactaaatattataataagtAAAGATATTACCTACTTTGAATTCTCAGAGATGATGGTTGACAGAGAAGGCTTGAACATCCGCTCCTGAAGTGTTTCAATAAATGTATTAGAACCTGAgacaatcaagaaataaaagAGGTTAAAAAATGACACATCCAATGGAAGATCAAATAACGTATTCAACCGCAGGAAACTTGGAAAATGAACTCAAGACATTCAACAAGCTATATCAATGAAATATAGAAACAATGCAAAATTCTCGACTAACCAGAAACAGATGAGCCCCAGTGCTTTTCAACACCCTCAACAGCAGCTGCAATGGCCTTTCCTTTCTCAGCTGCCCTTTCAAGTCGAGCGATGGCATCATAAAGACATTTTGCTATATCAAGCAAAGCAATAACCTCTCCATTTTCCACAACCGGCAAATGTCTGAATTTTCCTGTGGCCAGTTTGACAGTGAGTTATTGAATAGGCTCGAAAGAATCAACCATTTGTGTTATTTAAATATACCAACCTAGCACCATTTTCTGCAAGGCTTCTACAGCTAGTGTGTCAGAAAGCACAAAAACAGGATTTTTCGTCATGATCTTTGAAACTGGTGTTTCCTGAATATTAACTTCACGAGCAATAACCCTTGTCGCTATGTCCTTCAATTTCccaaagaagaaatgaaaaggATGCAAAGAAAAGTTAGTTTaaggtatttatttattttttgttaaaaggaaaatctcataatttgattttatttggcCGGATTATGACAATTATGCAAGATTTAGTTAAACCTTATCTGTCAGGATACCGCATAGCAATGCATTTGAGTCAGTCAGCAATAAAGCATCAACTCTGCGAGCAGCCATCCTGCGGCAAGCTTCATAAATACTTGTACTATCAGGTACGGTTAGGGCTTTCGACAGTCGCAGTCTCTTGACTGTCCGTTCTCCAGTCAATCCCCTGAAACAAATGTGTAGGAGAACCAAATATTATTACTACAAGAAAGGATATATCAATGATCACTTTGACTTGGAGAGTTGGAGTGGTTGTTAACCCCACCCCTAAGCTGAACTCATGATTTTTAACATTCAGTACATCCACTAGCATAATCATTTCCAGCCATGACTGTCACTTAATAGATTTGTAACTCTGTGGTCAAGAAGTTAAGGATAAAGTAGTGGATGGATTTTAATGGCTAAGCAATGCTTTAAAGATAGAACTAATTTGTGTATGAAACAAACTCAACCAGCCCAAAAGAAAGAACATAGTATAGCCAATAAACTGAATAAGCAAAAACCTCTGGCAAAATTGTGCAGCATAATCACTCGCAGCATTTAATGCGTAGCAATATACAACCACGTAACACACACTCGCTTTAATATTGAACATGAGGATGTAGCAGATAAGGTACGTTAAGATTAACATAGTTTTTCCGTGGTATAATTTTAGATCTATATGGAAGTCCCTGTGCCCATGTCCTACCAGCTTAACGTGGATGCATCCATGTAAAAAATCATCTATATGCAACTCCAATTCACTCAATCTATGCCAGCAGTTAATTTAGTTTACTTTGACTTGATGTAACAGTAAGATAGCGACCAGTATGCATGGATTCCAGTTCCAAAAagataatttcaagaatgcaaATGCATTAGGAATACGCTCTTCCATTTTAGCTTTGGAGAACCGACATATAAGTCATGGATATTCCCTGCACCAGAACACAGCTCCAGCTCCAAATTTccaatatttgaaataaatataacaGTTAGGCTATGAAAGTATCTAGTACAGCATATATAACCAACATTCTGTCACACACTTAATTGTTTTGCTTAGATTGCAGGATAACGGGAGCAAATTGAACCTAGAGCTCCCCAAAATTCTCAATCAATCCAACCTGATAAACAAACCACTTATCCACTCCCTAAATCGGTGAGTGTATATATACCACACATGCATACATAAATATCCTTTCATAACCTTCAGGAATCAGGATATCGAGCCTCAAGCGTTGAATCATACATAACGAAATAAATATGAGTTTTCCTTTTCTACACTACAGGAATCATTGCAATAGAATTTTAACAACAAAGGATGATCAAAATATTGGGCAAATGAATATCGAAACAATTGAAAAACAAGGTGCATGAGGTTGATAACATGAGAATAAAAACTCACATGGAACGAGACATCGACATAGACTTTCGAGTGCCGGAATCAGGCTGTCCACCTCCATTTTCATGAGCGGCtgctttcttcttcaagttGGACGTCGAGCTCGTCAACGACAACGAACTCCTCCTCGACAAGGATCCTCCTCCGTGACTCGTTGTCATCTCAACTCCAATCCCAATCCAATCAAACAAAATTATTCACCTGAATCTTCAAATTAAACctaagaataaaataacataaatatacaaaattgttttcaaaaaatgatAGCAATCTGCAGATAATTTTGTCGTCGTCAAATATGCAGATGCCTTTTTTCCGGGAAAATTCTTCAGATGAATTTCCCGGGAAAACGGcaaagaggaagaggaggagagAGAAGGACCTTTTTTAGAAATGGGAGAAAGGCAAAGAAAGGAATGACAATTGCAATTGAAAAGTTTTGGGAGGACGCCAAGTTTTTAGAGAGCTTGACCAATAATATTGTGCCACGTCAATCAATGTCCGCCTCCGGAATATGATCCCAATTTCACTGGAAACGTGCGGCGTTGAATTTTAGATACTCaaattttgttttcctttttgggATTTTACGTCCTTTTgcaaagaaaaaacataaattctATATTCTTAAATATATAATGTGAATTTCGAATACCCATCAAGTTAgtttaagttaattttaagAGTTTTTTTGGATAATTATACAAAGAGACAGATCATTATCTTTTGAATACAATATTAATGattcaatataaataaagaaattaaaaaaaaatgggcaAACGAACAACGTGGTGACCTTGCATAATGTCTTTTTAAATTGggtaaagggtcaaatatacccctaaactattcgaaaaggtttaGATATTTCCttcgtttaaagtttggctcactcatgCCCTCGCTGTCCAACTTTTGATCTAAATATGCCTTTATGGGTGTTAGTTGGTCTGCTGGACATATCcaactcatttttcatttctttaaatgccACATGGAATTGCCATGTCATTTTGACTCTACACATGACATTTATATGAAAAATGAAAGGGATCAATTATACCCCTAAAAAATTCAAACCCATAAACACTTAATCCGACCAATAAATCAACCCCCCCCCctcttttaaataaattacCCGACtcgttttcaacaattttgtttaaatttttatttttttgggtaaatcccgaaaattagtaattgattaataaaaaataggaaaaatatgaaaaaaaaataaaattaatgccaaaaattcacaaataaatattgtaaccttaaattcaacaatttcaacaattttttaaaatttttatttttttcggtaaatcccgaaaatgagtaattaattaataaaaaatatgaaaaaaatataaaattaacgcaaaaaaatcacaaataaatatagtaaccttaaattcaaaaatttcaacaattttttttaataatttactcATTTTCGAAATTtgccgaaaaaaataaaaattaaaaaaaagttgttgaaatttttgaatttaaggttactatatttgtTTGTGActttttggcgttaattttatatttttttttcatattttttattaatcaattatcaTTCTCGGGATttaccgaaaaaaataaaaatttaaaaaaattgttgaaattgttgaatttaaggttaaaatatttatttgtgaatttttggcgttaattttatatttttttcatatttttcgtattttttattaatcaattattaatttttgggatttatcgaaaaaataaaaatttaaacaaaattgttgaaaacgggtcgggtagtttatttaaaaaggGGGTTGATTTATGGGTCGGATTAGGTGTTTATGGGCTCGAATTTTTTAGGGGCATAATTGATCcctttccattttcatataaatgtcaTGTGGTAAAGTCAAAATGACATGGCAATTCCATGTgacatttaaagaaatgaaaaataagcTGGATAGGTCCAGCAGGCCAACTAACGCCCATAAGGACATATTTAGACcaaaagttggacggcgaggACATGAgcgagccaaactttaaacggagAGTATATGTAGACCTTTTCAAATAGTTTGGGTGCGTATTTAACCCTTTAcccttttaagttttaaataaatactGTATAATTTAATTGCTTCTACACACAACTATTTTCCAATGACATATATATTGAATCAGAATTAATATTCCTTCTTTGCCTTTACACATCAACAAGGAGTCAGGGTCagcattttcttttctttttgcaaCTTTAGATGAAGTACCCTTgatcctttttattatttttaatatagacaaaagaaggaaacaaaataacttaatttttgTCATCATTTTTAAAGTACCAATCCGAAAATTCAAGCATTATTAATATACTAGTTACAatagcccgtgctagcacgggcccaacatatatttttattttttattttaatttatgtgatattaataaaaattttaacagtcaaacaatttttttgtatgttctttaaattttaagttgttgattattgtggttaataatactttatatgtaattttcaatattctctttgtcccaatttatgtgtcattgatagaatttcgaaagtcaagcaaattttgtatatgtcttttagattttgaagttatttaattattatgagttATAGTACATTTTACGCATATGTTACTTCCCAAACTATGTGACATtagtag
Protein-coding regions in this window:
- the LOC125857578 gene encoding non-specific phospholipase C6 — translated: MGHLRRKAPPFCSVFLIFLTLLWGFQNTYGEQKQPIKTVVVLVLENRSFDHLLGWMKKSVNPRINGVTGKECNPLSTKAQDTEAICFTDDAQYVDPDPGHSFEDVEQQVFGSGSGSIPSMSGFVEQALTMSDKNLSRAVMRGFKPENVPIYATLVREFAVFDRWFCSIPGPTQPNRLFLYSATSHGSTSHVKKQLATGYPQKTIFDSLHENGLDFGIYYQNIPSTLFYRNLRMLKYMFKFHQYDLKFKKDAKNGNLPNLTVIEPRYFGIIGYPANDDHPSHDVADGQKLVKEIYETLRSSPQWNETLFVITYDEHGGFYDHVKTPFGDVPNPDGNTGPAPSFFKFDRLGVRVPTIMVSPWIKKGTVITKPKGPTPSSEFEHSSIPATIKKIFNLTSNFLTHRDAWAGTFEHVVAQLSSPRTDCPEVLPDASPLRSTTTEADETRALSEFQSEVVQLAAVLNGDHFLSSFPHEMGKKMNVKEGHSYVGGAVSRFISASKEAIKLGADESTIVDMRSSLTTRTSVHH
- the LOC125857577 gene encoding CBS domain-containing protein CBSCBSPB1-like, giving the protein MTTSHGGGSLSRRSSLSLTSSTSNLKKKAAAHENGGGQPDSGTRKSMSMSRSMGLTGERTVKRLRLSKALTVPDSTSIYEACRRMAARRVDALLLTDSNALLCGILTDKDIATRVIAREVNIQETPVSKIMTKNPVFVLSDTLAVEALQKMVLGKFRHLPVVENGEVIALLDIAKCLYDAIARLERAAEKGKAIAAAVEGVEKHWGSSVSGSNTFIETLQERMFKPSLSTIISENSKVVIVEPSDTVLATAKKMLESRTSSAIVMVDNKPRGILTSKDMLMRVIAQDLSPESILVERVMTPSPECSTTDTPIVDALHTMHDGKFLHLPVVDKEGTVVAVLDVLHITHAAVSTVGQNAGPNNEAANTMMQRFWDSAMALTPDDDEETRSESSLKLASEGAETGRSNPYPSASLPNTFAFKIQDRKGRMHRFNCDIRSVTDLITSIIQRLGNDIDRNNLPQILYEDEDQDKVILASDSDLTAAVEHAKLSGWKGLRLHLDYSGTPGRRRGSNSESLDYAHPESAWASAYTAVAAGAALAASLGVFAFLRRSGE